A portion of the candidate division KSB1 bacterium genome contains these proteins:
- a CDS encoding LacI family transcriptional regulator, whose product MNDAITLRKIAAMVGCSDSTVSRVLNGKARQYRISAETEQQILKLAKELNFVPNPLAASLRTHRTLTIGLVIPDVSNPFFAGIVPVIQGQCRKAGYSVLLANTEEKTRVEMDSVAMLQKRQIDGLIIAPVGERFDHLLELREKGLPIVLIDRYAPNLPFPYVTSDNFRGAYDAVTYLIECGHVHIACLQGVPYTSPNQERVAGYRQALEDAGIPFNEDWVAGDSFIEENGYYETRILMKDVPRPTALLALSNLIALGAMRAVHEEHLRIPNDVSLIAFDDQPFFQFFAPPLTAIAQPYEQMGQKAIEYLLRELKDSHEPHKLALKLPVKLIRRGSVKVL is encoded by the coding sequence ATGAACGACGCCATCACCCTCAGAAAGATTGCCGCGATGGTCGGCTGCTCCGATTCGACCGTGTCGCGAGTTTTGAACGGTAAAGCACGGCAGTACCGCATCAGCGCCGAAACCGAACAGCAAATCCTCAAGCTGGCTAAAGAACTGAACTTTGTACCCAATCCGCTTGCCGCAAGCCTGCGTACGCATCGCACATTGACGATAGGACTTGTCATTCCCGATGTCTCCAATCCATTTTTTGCCGGAATTGTGCCGGTTATCCAAGGACAATGCCGCAAAGCCGGCTATAGCGTCCTTTTGGCCAATACCGAAGAAAAGACGCGAGTCGAAATGGATTCCGTCGCCATGCTGCAAAAGCGGCAGATCGACGGACTCATCATCGCGCCGGTAGGCGAGCGGTTCGATCATCTGCTCGAACTCCGCGAAAAAGGCTTGCCCATCGTGCTGATCGATCGCTACGCCCCCAACCTGCCTTTTCCCTATGTGACCTCGGACAATTTTCGCGGCGCCTATGATGCCGTCACGTACCTCATCGAATGCGGTCATGTTCATATTGCCTGTCTGCAGGGAGTACCCTATACCTCGCCCAACCAGGAGCGCGTCGCCGGTTACCGACAAGCATTAGAAGATGCGGGAATTCCGTTCAATGAGGATTGGGTTGCAGGAGATTCGTTCATCGAGGAAAACGGCTACTATGAAACACGCATTTTGATGAAAGACGTACCGAGGCCGACGGCGCTGTTGGCGCTCAGCAATCTGATCGCCTTGGGCGCCATGCGGGCTGTGCATGAAGAGCATCTGCGGATCCCCAACGATGTCTCGCTGATTGCGTTCGACGATCAGCCCTTTTTTCAATTCTTTGCGCCGCCGTTGACCGCAATCGCTCAACCCTATGAACAGATGGGACAAAAAGCCATCGAATATCTGCTGCGCGAGCTCAAAGATTCTCACGAGCCGCACAAATTAGCCCTAAAGCTGCCGGTTAAACTCATTCGGCGTGGCTCTGTTAAAGTGCTTTAA
- a CDS encoding TonB-dependent receptor → MMIKAKHILLTAFSLMLFAFYAQAQTLFGSLNGTVTDAKTGEPLVGVNVVVMDTPYGASTDAEGRFFIQRIPVGTYRLRFDYIGYESVIKTDIVVKSSRNEAVNASLTPTVIEGSEVVVTAGYFVESTKAQPSVIALSREEIRRYPGGFEDVVRTVSTLPGVAVNNAGGRNDLLVRGGGPSENLYVINGIEVPNINHFGTQGAGSGSLSFVNLDFVQDVSFSTGGFGARYGDKMSSVLSLEMIENHATSFDPKLTISATQYGADFRQPLGNRGGVIFSVRRSYLDLIFKAAGLAFVPVYTDFNLIGHYDLTPKDKLFLLSLSAINDVDRDLSTFQNRVENAGILGNAQYQAVAGMTYRRLLNAGYLDAVVSTNLYKFGFRQADPELFEFFRSDAREREVNVKLERYWVASKTLGLRSGVSAKTSIFKNEVSFADVIYDRNGNSLPIAALGLPQRFSQDQTAFKTAAYAEADWLLHPKWELNLGARADRYGYLEQKLYAAPRLAVNYKLNPQHSFKLSGGVYYQPPSYVWLTNSANRSLKALRNTMGVLGWNYLAQEDLRLSVETYYKSYRDLPTGTVPGVSDYIVITNTGTDYGGSRENFQSFGYFDMVSKGKGRSYGVELLVQKKFSNTPFYGLWGVTLNKTELTAGNGLTYPGQYDQRFIMNLSGGYKPNRNWEFSAKFRYYTGVPYTPVYVKGANPKDPQNIQNLPDEYLAARLPSAHHLDVRVDRYFYLKGSTLTVYLDIQNIYNYPIPLRPSYNFWDNTITTKSQIGILPSIGVSWEL, encoded by the coding sequence ATGATGATAAAGGCTAAACACATATTGTTGACGGCATTCAGTCTGATGCTTTTCGCATTTTACGCACAGGCGCAAACCCTGTTCGGTTCTTTGAACGGCACAGTAACGGACGCCAAAACCGGCGAGCCGCTGGTCGGCGTCAACGTTGTGGTGATGGATACACCCTACGGCGCTTCGACCGATGCCGAGGGCCGCTTTTTCATTCAACGAATTCCGGTCGGTACGTATCGTCTGCGATTCGACTATATCGGCTATGAAAGCGTCATCAAAACCGACATCGTCGTCAAATCTTCGCGCAATGAGGCGGTAAATGCTAGTCTCACGCCGACGGTCATCGAAGGCAGCGAGGTGGTCGTAACAGCCGGCTATTTTGTCGAGTCGACCAAAGCGCAGCCGAGCGTGATTGCGTTAAGCCGCGAAGAAATTCGGCGTTATCCGGGCGGCTTTGAGGACGTGGTACGAACGGTCTCGACTTTGCCCGGAGTAGCGGTCAACAACGCCGGAGGCCGCAACGATCTTTTGGTGCGCGGCGGCGGGCCATCGGAGAACCTTTACGTCATCAACGGCATCGAGGTGCCGAACATCAACCATTTCGGCACGCAAGGCGCCGGCTCCGGCAGCCTCAGCTTCGTCAACCTCGATTTCGTTCAGGATGTGTCATTTTCCACCGGCGGCTTCGGTGCCCGCTACGGCGACAAGATGTCATCCGTGCTTTCTCTGGAAATGATCGAAAACCACGCCACTTCTTTCGATCCTAAACTGACGATTTCCGCCACTCAATACGGCGCCGATTTCCGTCAGCCGTTGGGAAACCGGGGCGGCGTCATTTTTTCGGTACGGAGAAGCTATCTCGATCTAATTTTCAAGGCTGCAGGACTGGCGTTCGTTCCGGTTTATACCGACTTTAACCTAATCGGCCACTATGATCTCACGCCGAAAGACAAGTTGTTCCTGCTCAGTCTGAGCGCCATCAACGACGTAGACCGCGATTTGTCGACCTTTCAGAATCGCGTCGAAAACGCGGGAATTCTCGGCAATGCCCAGTATCAGGCGGTCGCGGGCATGACCTACCGCCGCCTGCTGAACGCCGGCTATCTGGATGCTGTCGTGTCCACCAACTTGTACAAATTCGGCTTTCGCCAGGCTGATCCAGAACTCTTTGAATTCTTTCGCAGCGATGCACGCGAGCGGGAAGTGAACGTTAAGTTGGAACGCTATTGGGTGGCGTCGAAAACCCTGGGCCTGCGCAGCGGCGTATCGGCCAAAACCTCGATATTCAAGAATGAGGTCTCCTTTGCCGATGTGATCTATGACCGCAACGGCAACTCTTTGCCGATTGCCGCACTGGGATTGCCGCAGCGCTTCAGCCAAGACCAAACGGCGTTCAAAACCGCAGCTTATGCGGAAGCGGACTGGCTGCTCCACCCCAAGTGGGAACTCAATCTCGGCGCCCGAGCCGATCGATACGGCTACCTCGAGCAAAAACTCTATGCGGCGCCGCGACTGGCGGTCAACTACAAGCTGAACCCGCAGCACAGCTTCAAATTGAGCGGCGGTGTCTATTATCAGCCGCCTTCTTACGTGTGGCTGACGAATTCGGCCAACCGCAGCCTTAAAGCGCTGCGCAATACCATGGGAGTTTTGGGCTGGAACTATTTGGCGCAGGAAGACCTGAGGCTGTCTGTGGAAACATACTATAAAAGCTATCGCGATTTGCCGACCGGCACCGTGCCGGGCGTAAGCGATTACATCGTTATTACCAACACCGGCACCGACTATGGCGGCTCGCGGGAAAACTTTCAGTCGTTCGGCTATTTCGACATGGTTTCCAAAGGCAAAGGCCGCTCCTACGGCGTTGAGCTGCTGGTGCAGAAAAAGTTTTCGAATACGCCTTTTTACGGCTTGTGGGGCGTGACGCTCAACAAGACGGAATTGACGGCCGGAAACGGCTTGACTTATCCCGGGCAGTACGATCAGCGTTTTATCATGAACCTTTCGGGAGGTTATAAACCGAATCGGAATTGGGAATTCTCGGCCAAATTCCGTTACTATACCGGCGTTCCTTATACACCGGTTTATGTAAAAGGAGCGAATCCCAAGGATCCCCAAAACATCCAGAATCTGCCGGATGAATATTTAGCGGCGCGATTGCCCAGCGCTCATCATCTGGACGTGCGTGTGGATCGCTATTTTTACTTGAAAGGCTCAACGTTGACGGTCTATCTTGACAT
- a CDS encoding beta-lactamase family protein, with product MRAFLWFSLFSAALLAAQPLPRSTPEAEGMPSQAILDFIDAAEAQVDALHSVMILRHGRVIAEGWWMPYRPEYPHMLYSLSKSFTATAIGLAVAEGRLSLDDPVLSFFPDEAPADPSPNLRAMRIRDLLRMTSGHQDDTVNRITATLTRMDVAEAKAEQSWTAKFLALPVEHKPGTYFRYNSGASYMLSAVLQKITGMTLMDYLTPRLFEPLGITCARWESNAEGINLGGWGLYLCTEDIAKFGQLYLQKGMWQGKRLLSEEWVEAATSLQTSNGSNPESDWEQGYGFQFWRCRYGAYRGDGAFGQFCIVMPQQEAVIAITGGVRDMQAVLNLVWKYLLSAMGEAILPPNEEQGKLSGRLAQLALPMPAGESNSTMEKKIERSIFQCEKNEFGWQSIEIKTKRKELTLAIKTEKGQELLTVGRKEWSKGEAALTFAERYAYAAAGAWVEPTLWQSKVVFYETPYIVTLDLQVDDNRLLISLQPNVSFTGTQKVTVTAVKR from the coding sequence ATGAGAGCCTTTTTGTGGTTCAGCCTTTTTTCGGCTGCTCTATTGGCTGCCCAACCGCTGCCGCGCAGCACTCCGGAAGCGGAGGGAATGCCCTCACAGGCGATACTGGATTTTATCGATGCCGCCGAAGCTCAAGTTGATGCGCTGCACAGCGTCATGATCCTCCGGCACGGCCGCGTCATCGCCGAAGGGTGGTGGATGCCGTACAGACCGGAGTATCCCCACATGCTCTATTCGCTGAGCAAAAGCTTTACCGCAACCGCTATAGGTTTGGCCGTCGCTGAAGGCCGTCTGAGCCTGGATGATCCGGTGCTCTCCTTTTTCCCGGACGAGGCGCCGGCCGATCCTTCGCCGAATCTGCGCGCAATGCGTATCCGCGACCTCCTGCGCATGACCAGCGGCCATCAGGACGACACGGTCAACCGTATTACCGCAACCCTTACGCGTATGGATGTCGCCGAAGCCAAAGCGGAACAGAGCTGGACTGCCAAGTTTCTTGCTCTTCCCGTCGAGCACAAGCCCGGTACGTATTTTCGCTACAATAGCGGTGCTTCCTACATGCTCTCCGCCGTTTTGCAAAAGATAACCGGCATGACGCTCATGGACTATTTGACGCCGCGGCTTTTCGAACCGCTCGGCATCACCTGCGCACGTTGGGAGAGCAATGCCGAGGGAATCAATCTGGGCGGCTGGGGGCTCTATTTGTGCACCGAGGATATCGCCAAATTCGGACAGTTGTACCTGCAAAAGGGCATGTGGCAGGGGAAAAGGCTGCTTTCGGAAGAGTGGGTCGAGGCGGCAACAAGTTTGCAGACGTCGAACGGCAGCAATCCCGAAAGCGATTGGGAGCAGGGATACGGTTTTCAGTTCTGGCGCTGCCGTTACGGCGCCTATCGCGGTGACGGCGCTTTTGGTCAATTCTGCATCGTCATGCCGCAGCAGGAGGCGGTGATCGCTATAACCGGCGGCGTGCGGGATATGCAGGCGGTGCTCAACTTGGTGTGGAAATATTTGTTGTCGGCCATGGGGGAGGCAATCCTGCCGCCGAATGAAGAGCAGGGCAAGCTTTCCGGTCGATTGGCGCAACTGGCGCTGCCCATGCCCGCAGGCGAAAGCAACTCAACGATGGAAAAAAAGATCGAGCGAAGCATTTTTCAATGCGAAAAGAACGAGTTCGGCTGGCAAAGCATCGAAATCAAGACGAAACGCAAAGAGCTGACGCTGGCAATCAAAACAGAAAAGGGCCAGGAACTGCTGACGGTGGGACGCAAAGAGTGGTCAAAGGGCGAGGCAGCGCTCACTTTTGCCGAGAGATATGCCTACGCAGCCGCCGGCGCCTGGGTCGAGCCGACTCTTTGGCAAAGCAAAGTCGTTTTCTATGAAACCCCCTACATCGTAACCCTCGATTTACAGGTCGACGACAACCGCCTGCTTATTTCTCTGCAGCCGAACGTCTCTTTTACCGGCACACAGAAAGTGACGGTGACGGCAGTCAAAAGATAG